From Syngnathoides biaculeatus isolate LvHL_M chromosome 19, ASM1980259v1, whole genome shotgun sequence, a single genomic window includes:
- the klf6a gene encoding Krueppel-like factor 6a: MDVLPMCSIFQELQIVHDTGYFSALPSLEEYWQQTCLELERYLQSEPYVSTPDLKFDGQEDLWSKLILACGDKAKAESDPKLPLAPQEEDNHESQIFDTNSVNSDASSEASDSSEELSPTHSFTSNPLGSALVGSGPFSPSVISTPPSSPEAHSEPGGVVSGWVGTHGDFHLPAKVRSGSVAKSSEKTGLNCGDVSPDGRRRIHRCQFNGCRKVYTKSSHLKAHQRTHTGEKPYRCSWEGCEWRFARSDELTRHFRKHTGAKPFKCSHCDRCFSRSDHLALHMKRHI, translated from the exons atggatgttctACCCATGTGCAGCATCTTTCAAGAACTTCAAATAGTTCACGACACGGGCTATTTCTCCGCCTTACCGTCACTGGAGGAGTACTGGCAGCAG ACATGCTTGGAGCTGGAACGCTATCTACAAAGTGAGCCTTACGTCTCCACTCCTGATCTGAAGTTTGATGGCCAGGAGGATCTCTGGAGCAAGTTGATCTTGGCCTGCGGGGATAAGGCCAAAGCCGAGTCCGACCCCAAGCTGCCCCTGGCCCCCCAAGAGGAGGACAATCACGAGAGCCAAATTTTTGACACCAACAGCGTGAATTCGGATGCCAGCAGTGAAGCGTCAGACAGTTCCGAGGAGCTCTCGCCCACGCACAGCTTTACTTCCAACCCACTCGGCTCTGCCTTGGTCGGCTCTGGACCTTTTAGCCCGTCCGTGATCAGCACTCCGCCATCCTCGCCGGAGGCCCACTCTGAGCCCGGCGGCGTCGTGAGCGGGTGGGTCGGCACGCACGGCGACTTTCACTTGCCGGCCAAAGTCAGGAGCGGCAGCGTAGCAAAGAGTTCGGAAAAGACGGGACTCAACTGCGGGGATGTTTCGCCAGATGGCAGGAGGAGAATACACAGGTGTCAGTTCAACGGGTGCCGCAAGGTTTACACAAAGAGCTCCCACCTAAAAGCACACCAGCGCACTCATACAG GTGAGAAGCCGTACAGGTGCTCATGGGAGGGCTGCGAGTGGCGTTTTGCACGGAGCGATGAGTTGACCAGACACTTCAGGAAGCACACCGGGGCAAAGCCATTCAAATGCAGTCACTGTGACAG ATGTTTCTCCAGGTCTGACCATCTGGCTCTTCACATGAAGAGGCACATCTGA